In one Nicotiana tomentosiformis chromosome 6, ASM39032v3, whole genome shotgun sequence genomic region, the following are encoded:
- the LOC138893624 gene encoding uncharacterized protein, whose protein sequence is MFKHKLKKVRATLSKWSRDTFGDIFKQLDILEDIVKVKEILFEEEPTIENIIVLQKAQEEMKKYLSIEEQFWKQKAGMTWFAEGYRNTNFFHNNVNGKRKKLQLKRIQNGDEN, encoded by the coding sequence ATGTTCAAGCATAAATTGAAGAAGGTAAGGGCAACATTATCTAAATGGAGCAGGGATACATTTGGAGATATTTTCAAGCAACTGGATATACTGGAAGACATTGTGAAGGTCAAAGAGATATTGTTTGAGGAGGAGCCAACAATTGAGAACATAATAGTCCTTCAAAAAGCtcaggaagaaatgaagaaatacTTGAGTATAGAGGAGCAATTCtggaagcaaaaagctgggaTGACATGGTTTGCAGAGGGGTATAGGAACACTAATTTCTTTCACAACAATGTCAATGgcaaaagaaagaagctgcaatTGAAAAGGATCCAGAATGGAGATGAAAATTAG